The following proteins are co-located in the Mus pahari chromosome 14, PAHARI_EIJ_v1.1, whole genome shotgun sequence genome:
- the Kiaa0753 gene encoding protein moonraker isoform X7 — protein MLYVLQQQVKEIQEELDKLSPQKIKHTKKSWAVSRLAAAHRAAIRALQVFVTQFTDRGEHPVPARCRELGSLIRQLSLCSAKLDADPSVPDVVIDILQQIEALESLLEKKLSPKKAKKCFTEIRSRFPVGSQKILERWPTVLPKSERSPLVSKETFPQEASRPSVAKRLLADVCQPDGELQRLESELDVLDADILPEEAPCILDNGTDFKDETLTPAKPQAVRKKTLTGYMPFRKKDTLESARPQQGLHISERNRSNQPYSKSRLQQTTVSSRLKMNRQPVKDHRAPWIPPNPTSPPASPKCAAWLKVKNSPRDAAKEQSQQQEDTHKESQLRGDAEQEAARLSWPDAESSKRLKELEELEAKKMERKQKQRLSWLESETSRRTKELDELKAEEMDRLQKLSVSATQLADKVEEAVLERLKPLLIKAQRVNSSVEANSHLKDRPSWTAAAAAAAAATAQPAKQASDVRFESSQLGDCLEDTAHELWAMTHDKILGSETSARLGDGKDSPDLETMMLRMEEMEKYQETVRQRYNKIVYADPHLWMHEERNDQNTLAISKEPLASHPIKITKTATQKCPAVNILLERPCNANSLDESVATEEGSEKREAPLPISREDLHQRERQTPLSVPPRMQRSIGAYCSRFEQFLRIIAHEAIGSFNPWLIAESFSDELVDEALGAVAAELQDVCEDYAEAVFTSEFLEAAA, from the exons TCATGGGCAGTGTCTAGGCTGGCAGCCGCTCATCGAGCAGCCATCCGGGCCTTGCAAGTGTTTGTCACTCAGTTTACCGACCGAGGGGAGCACCCAGTTCCTGCTCGGTGTAGGGAGCTGGGCAGCCTTATTCGTCAGCTGTCTCTGTGTTCCGCCAAGCTGGATGCTGATCCTTCTGTGCCAGACGTGGTCATAGACATCTTGCAGCAAATCGAG GCTTTGGAGTCTCTCCTGGAAAAGAAATTGTCACctaaaaaggcaaagaaatgttTCACAGAAATTCGGAGCAGATTTCCTGTTGGTAGCCAAAAGATCTTAGAGAGATGGCCAACTGTACTGCCCAAGAGTGAGAGGAGCCCCTTGGTCTCAAAGGAGACATTCCCACAGGAAGCCAGTCGACCTTCTGTGGCGAAGAGACTTCTTGCAG ATGTGTGTCAGCCTGATGGGGAGCTTCAGAGGCTGGAGAGTGAACTGGATGTGTTGGATGCAGATATTCTTCCAGAAGAAGCCCCCTGTATATTGGACAATGGTACAGACTTCAAGGATGAAACATTAACCCCAGCAAAACCACAGGCAGTGAGAAAGAAGACCTTGACAGGGTACATGCCATTTAGGAAGAAAGATACTTTGGAGTCAGCCAGACCACAGCAG GGACTCCACATATCTGAAAGAAATCGGTCAAACCAACCTTACAGCAAAAGCAGGTTGCAGCAGACAACAGTGTCATCTAGATTAAAAATGAACCGACAGCCTGTGAAAGACCATAGGGCTCCTTGGATACCTCCAAACCCCACATCCCCACCAGCCTCTCCTAAATG TGCTGCATGGCTGAAGGTGAAGAACAGCCCCAGAGATGCTGCAAAGGAGCAGTCCCAACAGCAAGAGGATACCCACAAGGAAAGTCAGCTGAGAGGTGATGCTGAGCAAGAAGCAGCCAG GCTTTCTTGGCCAGATGCTGAGTCTTccaaaagactgaaggaactaGAAGAATTGGAAGccaaaaaaatggaaagaaagcaaaagcagag GCTCAGTTGGCTTGAATCTGAGACTTCTAGAAGAACCAAAGAGTTGGATGAACTGAAAGCTGAAGAGATGGATAGACTTCAAAAATTAAG TGTCTCTGCCACCCAGTTAGCTGACAAGGTGGAGGAGGCAGTTCTGGAGCGGTTGAAGCCCCTCTTGATCAAGGCCCAG AGAGTGAATTCTTCGGTGGAAGCAAATAGTCATTTGAAGGATCGTCCGTCATGgaccgcagcagcagcagcagcagcagcagcaacagcccAGCCTGCCaagcag GCTTCAGATGTCCGTTTTGAATCCAGTCAGCTGGGTGACTGTTTGGAAGATACTGCTCATGAGCTCTGGGCTATGACTCATGATAAGATCTTGGGGTCAGAAACTTCAGCCAGATTGGGAGACGGCAAGGACAGCCCAGATCTAGAGACCATGATGCTCCGGATGGAAGAAATGGAA aaataccaGGAGACAGTTCGccaaagatataataaaattgtATACGCTGACCCTCACTTATGGATGCACGAAGAAAGAAATG ACCAGAACACCCTAGCAATAAGTAAAGAACCTTTGGCTTCCCACCCAATCAAGATCACCAAGACAGCAACTCAAAAGTGCCCTGCTGTGAACATCTTGTTAGAAAGGCCCTGCAATGCCAA CTCACTGGATGAAAGTGTGGCAACAGAGGAGGGATCGGAGAAAAGGGaggctcccctccccatctccagaGAAGACCTGcatcagagagaaaggcaaaCTCCCCTCTCAGTCCCACCCAGGATGCAGCGCAGCATTGGTGCTTACTGTAGCCGGTTTGAGCAATTCCTACGGATCATAGCTCATGAGGCTATAGGCTCCTTCAACCCATGGCTAATAGCTGAAAG CTTTTCAGATGAGCTGGTAGATGAAGCGCTGGGGGCTGTGGCTGCAGAACTGCAGGATGTGTGTGAAGACTATGCAGAAGCTGTGTTCACCTCAGAGTTCCTAGAGGCCGCTGCATGA